A section of the Falco peregrinus isolate bFalPer1 chromosome 3, bFalPer1.pri, whole genome shotgun sequence genome encodes:
- the LOC114012795 gene encoding uncharacterized PE-PGRS family protein PE_PGRS54-like: MLTLLLLGIFGSLSDFHPMAKCFFSQEAGAIAEPEPCATSRHWGRLPRSLQPLSVSGAAFWGENITPCSGKPCLGPAEGVSVPAPRGILSACLCWVVLVPQARSHPCRDRRCWEGPGAGTLGGPRPRSRASLRPSVGLPTGQHPATTTLSHRVRCSAPEQGTGSIGHSRSSAPRARSPCALSRAGAVNAGASARAPSPGTLGRQPVSAGAGRGSGSRGKRRAGRTTERGGGGGGGRGKRPVPLLLCPGGEGGCGGLLPWKGPRARAAGGLVQVRWSGEGGPGCTKMAGDSRAARFASCRGRSRGRASGAGRAAPGFLGRIRKGHTNAQGGKEGYTNAASLAGVRGDVEGLFQQRRDGGSRSPQRGQDPAARTASRGSAERGRPNASHAAVGIPPAPPLLCGWTRPAR, translated from the coding sequence ATGCTAACCCTGCTGTTATTAGGGATCTTTGGGAGCCTCAGTGATTTTCATCCCATGGCTAAATGTTTCTTCTCCCAGGAGGCCGGAGCAATTGCAGAGCCAGAGCCCTGTGCCACGTCCCGACACTGGGGCAGGCTGCCGCGGTCCTTGCAGCCACTCTCTGTCAGCGGGGCAGCTTTTTGGGGAGAAAACATCACTCCGTGCTCAGGAAAGCCTTGCCTTGGCCCAGCTGAGGGGGTCTCCGTGCCGGCTCCACGTGGCATTTTGTCGGCCTGCCTCTGCTGGGTGGTGTTGGTTCCCCAAGCACGGTCGCACCCTTGCCGAGACAGGCGATGCTGGGAGGGGCCCGGGGCTGGCACCTTGGGTGGCCCAAGGCCACGCAGTCGGGCCAGTCTTCGGCCAAGCGTGGGGCTTCCAACGGGCCAGCATCCTGCCACCACCACACTGAGTCACCGTGTCCGCTGCTCCGCCCCGGAGCAGGGAACCGGATCAATAGGGCATTCACGTAGTTCGGCCCCGAGGGCCCGCTCCCCCTGCGCTCTCAGCCGTGCCGGGGCTGTAAACGCCGGTGCTTCCGCCAGGGCTCCTTCCCCCGGGACGCTCGGCCGCCAGCCCGTGTCCGCCGGTGCGGGCAGGGGAAGCGGAAGCCGTGGGAAGCGCCGGGCGGGCCGAACCACTGAgcgaggcgggggggggggggggggaagggggaagcgGCCTGTaccactgctgctgtgccctggcggggaggggggatgtGGTGGGTTGCTGCCGTGGAAGGGTCCGCGCGCACGTGCGGCCGGAGGGCTGGTCCAAGTGCGCTGGAGCGGCGAGGGGGGACCGGGGTGTACCAAGATGGCTGGGGACAGTAGGGCGGCGCGGTTCGCTTCGTGCCGCGGTCGCAGCCGGGGGCGGGCAAGTGGGGCAGGGCGAGCCGCCCCCGGGTTCTTGGGCCGTATTAGGAAGGGCCATACCAATGCCCAAGGGGGGAAAGAGGGCTATACCAATGCTGCCTCCCTCGCGGGGGTGCGTGGGGATGTCGAAGGCCTGTTTCAACAGCGCCGGGATGGAGGAAGCCGTTCCCCGCAGCGCGGTCAGGACCCGGCTGCTCGCACGGCAAGCCGCGGCAGTGCGGAGCGAGGCCGCCCCAACGCTTCTCACGCCGCGGTCGGCATACCCCCAGCACCCCCGCTGCTCTGCGGGTGGACACGCCCGGCGCGTTAA